In the Uranotaenia lowii strain MFRU-FL chromosome 1, ASM2978415v1, whole genome shotgun sequence genome, CCCAGGTGGTGGTGAAAAATGATGTGCTCAGCGAGGAGGAAATGCGCACCGTCCTCGAGAAGTACGATGCGGAAGTGAAGCCGGTCTGCAACCGGCAAGTCACTGCCAGTTGGAACGTCGCTATCGATACCGAAAACAAGGAGTACCAAACACAACAGGTGGGTGGGTTGGTTGTCTTGCTTTTGCCTCGTTCTAGTAGCAGATAGAACAATCAGGGCAcgatttatggttttttttgaaGGGATAGGTGACGGTTTATGATTTTTCCCTGATGTAGGATGGAAAAAGTTTGATTTGACGCATCATTACTTATCCATTCTCGTTGAGAGCAAACGATTTGTAACGATGTTACTTTTTTCAGCCAATAAATCATTTGTGATGAAGCTTATTGAGTTTTATTTTACCGACAGAATGAAGCAACGTTGGCGTATGCCAAGTTCCGGACCCAATACTACGAGGAGTACTTCAAGGATGCCCTGGTAGAGAACTATCAGGATCCAAAAATTCGGAAGCAGTTGGCGCTGTTGAAGGATTTGGACACGGCCGCTTTGCCGCCGCTAGTTTTGGAAGAGTACAACGAGGTGATTCGAAACATGAATGAAGCTTACCAACTGGCCGAGGTGTGTCCGTTCGAGGATCCATACTGTGAAAAGTCGGACCAGAAATGGACGTTGGACCCAGAGATGGAAGAAGTTTTGGCCAGTTCGACCAATTATGAAGAGCTTACCTACGTTTGGCGACGCTGGCGGGAAGAGTCCGGTAAAAAGATGAGGGAAGATTACGGACATTACGTAGCGCTGGTTAATGATGCGGCCAACCTAAACGGATACAACGACTATGGCGAACTGTGGCGTTCAAACTACGATGACCCAGATTTGCGCGGAACTTTGGAGCGTCTGTGGAAAGAGGTGGAACCGTTGTACAACGAACTGCACACCTACGTGAGGTACAAGTTGTTGGACATCTATGGTAAGTTTGCCATTTGTTTATTCcctaaaaacaatatttaaattttgcgttTCTATCAACAGGGGATCACATGGATCATGATAACAAGCTCATCCCTGCCCATATCCTGGGCAATATGTGGGCACAGTCTTGGGTGAATCTGTACGATCGCATTAAGCCCTTCAAGAATGCCAGCCTGGTTGATGTTACGGCAAAGATGAAAGACCTGGGCTACGATGCgaagaaaatgtttgaaatgtcGGATGAGTTCTATCAGAGTCTCGGATTGCCGAGCAGTGCCATGAGCTATGGGCCTAAGGCGGTTATCGAGAAGCTTCCGCAGAAAATGACCTGTCACGCGTCGGCCTGGGACTTTTGTGACGCCAAAGATTTCCGAATCAAGATGTGCACCAATGTAAATATGAATGATTTCGTGACAGTGCACCATGAAATGGGTCACATCATGTACTATATTCTGTACAAGGATCAACCGGAACTGTTCCGATCTGGTGCAACACCGGCATTCCACGAGGCCGTTGGGGACACCATTGCTCTATCGGTGGCAACTCCGAGGCATTTGGAGAAAATTGGATTGCTTGAAAACTACGAGGACAGTGAAGCCGACAATATCAACGCCTTATTTTCGATGGCCCTGGAACGAGTAGCGTTCCTTCCATTTGGTTACCTGATCGACCTGTGGCGTTGGGATGTGTTCAGTGGTCAAGTTCCGGAGTCCGATTGGAACCGACATTGGTGGAACTTGCGGGAAAAGTACCAAAAAGTCTACGCCCCGGTTCCTCGATCCGAGGAAGATTTTGATCCTGGATCTAAGTACCACGTTGCAGCTAGCTCACAGTACATTGCCTATTTCTTGGCCCATATTTTGGAGTTCCAGTTCTATCGATCGCTTTGCATCGAAGCTGGACAGTACGATCCCAACAACTCGACGGCTAATCCTCTTCACAAATGTGATTTTTATGGAAGCAAGGCAGCAGGTAACAAGATCAAGGAAGGGTTAGCTCTCGGATACAGTGAGGACTGGCCAGTAGCCCTCGAGAAGCTGACGGGAACTCGCGAAATCAGTGCCAAACCTTTACTGGAGTACTTCGCACCTCTGAACGATTTCCTCAAGGAAGAAAACAGAAAGCTGAAGAACGCCGAAATGGACTTGATCATCGAATCCTACAACGATGAGTACTCGGTGGCCTGCAATCGACAGGTGCAGGCCCAGTACGCCACTCAGGTCGATGTCGGAAATGCAACTCTGCTGGAGGATCTGGCCATCGTCATGAACCAGAACACCCTGTTTGTGCGGGATAATTACGAGAAATACTTCGCCTATGTGGACCCCTCGGAGTACGATAATCCGGAAACTCGACGGCAGCTGCAGTTCCTGAACTCGATCTCGATCAACCAACTGTCGGTCGAGGACTTTAATGCGGTAAGTTACAACTGTTTGATTAATTACCTCATTATAAACTTTCCTTCTTCAGTTGAACAGCGCTCTCGGCAAGATGCAAACGATCTACAGCAGCACGTTGATTTGTCCGTTCGAGGATCAAGCGTGCAGGGAAGGCCGTCGGCTAAGCCTGGACCCGGACCTATATGGTATTATGGCCAAGTCGGAAAACTACGATGAATTGAAGTACGTGTGGCGCGAATGGCGTGATCAAACCGGACGGAAGATGAAAGACGACTACGTTGAGTATGTGGAGTTGATGAACAAAGCTGCCGGGATCGCTGGATTTGAAGATATGGGGGAGTTGTGGAAGCAGGCCTTCGAGCAAGAGAATTTCGTGGAAGAAATGAAGAAACTGTGGGATCAGTTGAAACCTTTCTACGGAGAGTTGCATAAATATGTGAGAAGGAAGCTTCAAGGTATCTACGGTGATAAACTGGACCCAAAGGATTCCAGGATTCCGGCCCATTTGCTGGGTAACATGTGGGCTCAATCGTGGATAAATTTGTACGATCGTGTGAAACCGTTTAAAGATGCCCTTGATCTCGATGTGACCAACGCTTTGGTGGCTAAAGGATACACGGCCAAAGATCTGTTTGACATTGCCAATGATTTCTATGTCGGCTTGGGACTTCCTAATAATAGCATGAGCTACGACGTCAGTCGCGGTGCGATGATCGAGAAACCGTCCGATCGCATTGTGACCTGTCACGCATCGGCCTGGGACTTTTGTGATCGGGAAGATTTCAGAATCAAGATGTGCACCCGAATGAACATGGAAGACTTTGTGACGATTCACCACGAAATGGGTCACATCAACTATTACATCCTGTATAAGGATCAACCGGTTACGCTGAGAGCCGGAGCTAATCCGGGCTTCCACGAGGCTGTTGGGGACACCATTGCTCTATCGGTTGCTACTCCGAAGCATTTCAAGAAGATTGGCCTGTTGAACGATTACGTGGACAGTTACGAGAATGACATAAACGCCCTTTTCCAGAAGGCTTTGGATCGTGTCGCTTTTCTGCCCTTCGGTTTGCTGATCGACATGTGGCGATGGGAAGTTTTCTCCGGCAAAGTCGAGTTCCAAGATTGGAACAAACGTTGGTGGGAGCTCCGCGAAGAGTACCAGATGGTTTCGCCTCCGGTTGACCGTGATGAGAATGCGTTCGATCCTGGCGCCAAGTATCACATTCCATTCGACAGCCAATACATTTCGTGAGTTTAGAAAGACCTAACATCTCTAGGTAAAATTCGTGCTAAATATAGTTCTATCCCTCTTTCAGGTACTTTATCGCTCACATATTGGATCTTCAGCTGCACAAAGCGCTTTGTCAGGCGGCTGGCGAGTACGATCCCAAAGATCCGTCCAAACCGCTGCACAAGTGTGACATCGATGGATCGAAGGCTGCCGGCGATCTGTTGAGAAAGGGACTCTCGACCGGACGTGCGGTTCATTGGTCCGAGGCTCTTCGAGAGATGACCGGTGATACTCAATTGAAAACCGATGCCTTGCTAGAGTACTACGCTCCGCTGTACAGATTCCTGAAGGAAGAAAACGAGAAGGCCGAAAAGGGAAGTGCCACATCGGCGGGAGTTTCGGCTGGCGTTATCATTGCCATGGCCGCGGCAGAACTGTTGTTCGGGGTGCTgtgaaataaaccaaaaaaatagtttgagtaaattaaaattgtcaaagatcAAACCCACAACCCCGTCACATTAATAGATAGTTAAGTGAGTAAAGTTGATTCGTGGTTCAGTGCAGCGttcattgttgattttttgttttgtaaataatgtATTGAGCTCAATTGAAGAAGTAGGTACAATAAAGCGATTGATTGAGATTGATAAACAACGGTCAGCTGAGTCGAGAGATGTTATTTTGCTTCCCTCAACCCCGTTTTGCTTTTGCCGTTGAGCTTGGTCGTTGGGCTAGGTTAGTGCCCCCGCGGTTTAACATTTCTCGCGCTCGCGTCCTTTTCCAGCGATTTTCATTCCGTCCGGCAGCGTGCTGTTCgttgaaagaaatagaagcATGTATGAAATGATAGCAACAAACGTTCGAAAGCACGTGGCGGGTACTCATTCTCATTGGCAAGAGTTTTCTCCGCTCTCTCCTACAAAAGCCGAAGAAGATCCGAAGAGATGGAAGAGACCGAAGGGTACTCAGAGCGTTATGATGGCACATAGCGCGCAATTTGGAAACAAACggtaaaacaaaattgaagcgTTTGCTTTGTTTATTATGATTGACAGGTGCAAAGTCAGAAAGTTTAAAGCAATTAGGttgattgaaaagtttatttacCAGTTTCATAGCCAGATTTGTAAGTATTGATTAGAAGTATTTGTTCGTATttccattaaaattaaaaaaaaaaaacattctgaaAAAGGTTTGATGAAGTGGGCATGCGGATCAAAAACCTAGACGAGATTACGGCAGAAGATAACGTACGAACAGTCCTGGTAGACTGGTGAAAGATCGACGGAGACTAGATCATGGTCCGATTGAAAGAGAATCAATGGCGAGACTTTTTGTTGCAGCAGCAAAAGCATCACTTGAGGGTCTCATTTGCCCGAAAACTATCACTAGCGGCAGTGTATAACCGGAAGAAATAACCTATATTATCCTCAATCCTTGTCGCGAAGCACAATATCTCTAGAAAAAGATGGCAAAAGAGAAGGGGCTGAACGTAGAGTTAGTATAAGACTCCCATTACAGAGTTTCAAATAATAGTCATTGGATAACAAATAGAAGATGACAGGAATGTTTCCCATACCAGAGAAGGTCACAAGAATAACTATGTAAAGAGATCCTATtcaaaatcctgaaaaaaaccAATGATAGAAGACCAATTTTAACGATAGTAGACTAACATACATGGTGATACCATCATTAGTGGAGCCTGCGCTGGGAGCACTGGACGAGATGCTGAAGAAGTTTGCAAAGACACCAAGTTTGCCGTGCCCTCGATGGTTTAGACCCTATTGTCTGAATCAACGAGGCAGATTGGAGTTCTGGGACCAGCATTTAACCCGACATTATTGTGTAGCagccattttaaatatttgctcGATGTGCTTAAGTTAACCATTTTTGGATGATTCCGATTTTGGATGTTTTGGAAcggtaagtttttatttaaatgtttaaaaaggcGCGAGGAGGACTTCCGGCGAGATCGATATTATTTTGAGGTGCGATGAGGACTTCCACCAGGTTTTTGATGAATTTCGAGGtgcgatgaggacttccgccgGAATGACTATAAATTTTGAGGCGCGTAGAGGACTTCCGCCAggtttaaaatgagttttaaggtgcgatgaggacttccgccgAGTTGACTGTAAATTTTGAggcgcgatgaggacttccgccaGTTTCATAATGAGTTTCGaggcgcgatgaagacttccgccgaATTGACTATGAATTTTGAGACGCGATAAGGACTTCCGTCAGTTTCATAATCAGTTTCGAAgcgcgatgaggacttccgccgAATTGACTATGAATTTTGAggcgcgatgaggacttccgtcagTTTCATAATCAGTTTCGAGGCGCGATGAGGACTTTCGCCAGGTTTAGGATGAGTTTCGAAGTGCGATGAGGACTTCCACTGAATTGGCTGTGAATTTTGAGGCACGATGAGAACTTTTGCCTAATTTATAATGTATTTCGAGGCGCGATAAGGACTTCCGCCGAATTCGTTGTGAATTTTGAAGCGTGACCGGGACTTCCGCAAAGTTTATCATGAATTCTGAGGCGGAATGAGGACTTCCGCCAGGACCGATGT is a window encoding:
- the LOC129739805 gene encoding angiotensin-converting enzyme-like, which codes for MGISKALLLTLLVAALGSPSSNAHPQVVVKNDVLSEEEMRTVLEKYDAEVKPVCNRQVTASWNVAIDTENKEYQTQQNEATLAYAKFRTQYYEEYFKDALVENYQDPKIRKQLALLKDLDTAALPPLVLEEYNEVIRNMNEAYQLAEVCPFEDPYCEKSDQKWTLDPEMEEVLASSTNYEELTYVWRRWREESGKKMREDYGHYVALVNDAANLNGYNDYGELWRSNYDDPDLRGTLERLWKEVEPLYNELHTYVRYKLLDIYGDHMDHDNKLIPAHILGNMWAQSWVNLYDRIKPFKNASLVDVTAKMKDLGYDAKKMFEMSDEFYQSLGLPSSAMSYGPKAVIEKLPQKMTCHASAWDFCDAKDFRIKMCTNVNMNDFVTVHHEMGHIMYYILYKDQPELFRSGATPAFHEAVGDTIALSVATPRHLEKIGLLENYEDSEADNINALFSMALERVAFLPFGYLIDLWRWDVFSGQVPESDWNRHWWNLREKYQKVYAPVPRSEEDFDPGSKYHVAASSQYIAYFLAHILEFQFYRSLCIEAGQYDPNNSTANPLHKCDFYGSKAAGNKIKEGLALGYSEDWPVALEKLTGTREISAKPLLEYFAPLNDFLKEENRKLKNAEMDLIIESYNDEYSVACNRQVQAQYATQVDVGNATLLEDLAIVMNQNTLFVRDNYEKYFAYVDPSEYDNPETRRQLQFLNSISINQLSVEDFNALNSALGKMQTIYSSTLICPFEDQACREGRRLSLDPDLYGIMAKSENYDELKYVWREWRDQTGRKMKDDYVEYVELMNKAAGIAGFEDMGELWKQAFEQENFVEEMKKLWDQLKPFYGELHKYVRRKLQGIYGDKLDPKDSRIPAHLLGNMWAQSWINLYDRVKPFKDALDLDVTNALVAKGYTAKDLFDIANDFYVGLGLPNNSMSYDVSRGAMIEKPSDRIVTCHASAWDFCDREDFRIKMCTRMNMEDFVTIHHEMGHINYYILYKDQPVTLRAGANPGFHEAVGDTIALSVATPKHFKKIGLLNDYVDSYENDINALFQKALDRVAFLPFGLLIDMWRWEVFSGKVEFQDWNKRWWELREEYQMVSPPVDRDENAFDPGAKYHIPFDSQYISYFIAHILDLQLHKALCQAAGEYDPKDPSKPLHKCDIDGSKAAGDLLRKGLSTGRAVHWSEALREMTGDTQLKTDALLEYYAPLYRFLKEENEKAEKGSATSAGVSAGVIIAMAAAELLFGVL